Proteins from a genomic interval of Benincasa hispida cultivar B227 chromosome 7, ASM972705v1, whole genome shotgun sequence:
- the LOC120081353 gene encoding alpha-glucan water dikinase, chloroplastic: MSNSISQNILHQRLLRPSVFDNQCKFNPSGTHKSTLFQAALANQVPAQHWKSPISTKFLGNGLNVKKPRMAIGTGRCSFPVNPHAVLATDPTSELAGKFKLDENIELQVDVSAPTSGSIRRVNILVTNIGGSLLLHWGAIHDRKEKWALPSHCPDGTQVYKNRALRTPFLKSGSNSTLTIEVDDPAIEAIEFLLLDEAHNKWYKNNDKNFHITLPVKEKLISDVSVPEELVQIQAYLRWERKGRQMYTPQQEQEEYEAARAELLQELTRGATLQDLRARLTKKNDGSETVELSTPKDKTIPDELVQIQAFIRWEKAGKPNYSAEQQLREFEEAKKELLSELTKGATIDEIRKKITKGEIKTKVAKQLQDKKYFRVDKIQRKKRDLVQLVNRYASQPIEETYTAKPKALTEVEKFAKIKEEQDGGDVINKIIYKLGDKDLLVLVTKNASKTKIYLATDLQEPVTLHWGLSRTNVGEWLTPPPDVLPRGSIPLSQAAETQFIFNADGSTLKVQYLEILIEEEGFVGMPFVLQSSGNWIKNKGSSDFYVAFAIQPKKVRKDTEGGKGTAKSLLDNIAELESEAQKSFMHRFNIAADLMDQAKDAGELGLAGILVWMRFMATRQLIWNKNYNVKPREISKAQDRLTDLLEGIYASHPQYRELLRMIMSTVGRGGEGDVGQRIRDEILVIQRNNDCKGGMMEEWHQKLHNNTSPDDVVICQALIDYINSDFDIDVYWKTLNDNGITKERLLSYDRAIHSEPNFRGDQKDGLLRDLGNYMRTLKAVHSGADLESAIQNCLGYRSEGQGFMVGVQINPISGLPSGLPDLLQFVLEHIEIKNVEPLLEGLLEARQELCPLLLKPRDRLRDLLFLDIALDSAVRTAVERGYEELNTAGPEKIMYFITLILENLALSSDDNEDLIYSLKGWDLALNLTRSKNDHWALYAKSVLDRTRLALANKAEAYHHILQPSAEYLGSLLGVEQWAVDIFTEEIIRSGSASSLSSLLNRLDPVLRTTANLGSWQIISPVEAVGYVVVVDELLAVQNKSYEKPTILVANRVKGEEEIPDGTVAVLTPDMPDVLSHVSVRARNGKVCFATCFDSSILSDLQGKEGKLVRLKPKSADIVYSEVKEDEVPDASSIHENDGVPSTVTLVRKHFSGKYAIVSEEFTSDLVGAKSRNISYLKGKVPSWVGIPTSVALPFGVFEEVLSDESNKAVAEKVHDLKIKLGAGEFSALKEIRKTVLQLAAPPQLVLELKSKMTSSGMPWPGDEGEERWEQAWMAIKKVWASKWNERAYFSTRKVKLDHDYLCMAVLVQEIINADYAFVIHTTNPSSGDSSEIYTEVVKGLGETLVGAYPGRALSFICKKNDLDTPKVLGYPSKPIGLFIRRSIIFRSDSNGEDLEGYAGAGLYDSVPMDEEEKVVLDYTTDPLIVDDNFRKSILSSIARAGNAIEELYGSPQDIEGVIRDGKVYVVQTRPQM; this comes from the exons ATGAGTAATTCCATTAGTCAGAATATACTCCACCAAAGATTGCTTCGTCCTTCAGTTTTTGATAACCAATGTAAATTCAATCCTTCCGGGACCCATAAGAGTACTTTGTTTCAAGCTGCATTAGCCAATCAAGTTCCAGCACAGCATTGGAAATCTCCTATATCAACAAAGTTCTTAGGGAACGGTCTAAACGTTAAAAAACCAAGGATGGCCATTGGAACAGGTCGATGCAGCTTTCCTGTTAACCCACATGCTGTATTAGCCACGGATCCCACTTCCGAG CTTGCTGGAAAGTTCAAACTGGATGAGAATATTGAACTGCAG GTTGATGTTAGTGCCCCTACTTCAGGTTCCATTAGACGTGTAAATATCCTGGTCACAAACATTGGTggctctcttcttcttcattgggGTGCAATACATGATAGAAAAGA GAAATGGGCGCTTCCATCACATTGCCCAGATGGAACTCAAGTATATAAGAACAGAGCTCTTAGAACTCCTTTTCTGAAA TCTGGTTCCAATTCTACCCTAACAATTGAGGTTGATGACCCTGCAATAGAAGCAATAGAGTTTCTTTTACTTGATGAAGCTCATAATAAATG GTACAAGAACAATGACAAAAACTTTCATATTACGTTACCCGTGAAAGAAAAGTTAATTTCAGATGTTTCAGTTCCCGAAGAACTTGTACAAATTCAAGCATATTTGAGATGGGAAAGAAAGGGAAGACAGATGTATACTCCACAACAGGAGCAG GAGGAGTATGAAGCAGCCCGAGCTGAGTTATTGCAGGAATTAACCAGGGGTGCTACCCTACAAGATCTCAGAGCTAGACTGACCAAAAAAAATGATGGCAGTGAAACAGTGGAGCTATCCACTCCCAAAGACAAGACAATTCCTGACGAACTTGTTCAAATTCAAGCTTTTATACGTTGGGAGAAAGCAGGGAAACCCAATTACTCTGCTGAGCAGCAACTT AGGGAATTTGAAGAAGCAAAGAAAGAGTTGCTATCAGAACTAACTAAAGGTGCTACTATTGATGAGATTCGGAAGAAGATTACCAAAggagaaattaaaactaaagtAGCAAAGCAGTTGCAGGATAAAAAATACTTTAGGGTAGATAAAATTCAGCGCAAAAAGAGGGACTTGGTGCAACTTGTAAATAGATATGCTTCTCAACCTATAGAGGAAACATATACAGCCAAACCAAAAGCCTTGACAGAAGTTGAGAAATTTGCAAAGATAAAGGAGGAACAGGATGGTGGTGATGTTATAAACAAAATCATCTACAAGCTTGGTGATAAGGATCTTCTG GTGCTTGTAACAAAAAATGCTAGCAAGACAAAGATTTATTTGGCTACAGATTTACAGGAGCCTGTTACTCTTCACTGGGGTTTGTCTAGAACAAATGTGGGCGAGTGGCTG ACTCCACCTCCTGATGTACTTCCACGGGGTTCAATACCATTGAGCCAGGCAGCTGAAACACAATTCATATTCAACGCTGATGGTTCCACTCTAAAG GTCCAATATCTAGAAATCTTAATCGAAGAGGAAGGTTTTGTGGGAATGCCATTTGTTCTTCAGTCTTCTGGAAATTGGATCAAGAACAAAGGCTCGTCAGATTTTTATGTCGCCTTTGCCATCCAACCAAAGAAAGTGCGAAAG GATACCGAGGGTGGCAAAGGTACTGCAAAGTCATTGTTGGATAATATTGCAGAACTGGAGAGTGAAGCACAAAAGTCCTTCATGCATCG ATTTAACATTGCAGCTGACTTGATGGATCAAGCTAAAGATGCTGGTGAATTGGGACTTGCAGGGATCTTGGTGTGGATGAGATTTATGGCAACAAGGCAGCTTATAtggaataaaaattataatgtGAAACCACG TGAAATCAGTAAAGCACAAGACAGACTCACAGATTTGTTAGAGGGTATTTATGCAAGCCATCCACAATATAGGGAGCTTTTACGAATGATTATGTCTACAGTTGGAAGGGGTGGTGAAGGAGATGTTGGACAGAGAATTCGGGATGAAATTTTAGTCATTCAG AGGAACAATGATTGCAAAGGAGGAATGATGGAAGAATGGCATCAGAAATTGCACAATAATACTAGCCCTGATGATGTAGTTATCTGTCAG GCATTAATCGATTACATTAATAGTGACTTTGATATTGACGTTTACTGGAAAACTTTGAATGATAATGGAATCACAAAAGAACGACTTCTAAGCTATGATCGTGCAATCCATTCTGAGCCAAATTTTAGGGGAGACCAGAAGGATGGTCTTTTGCGGGATCTAGGAAACTACATGAGAACACTGAAG GCAGTTCATTCAGGTGCAGATCTAGAATCTGCAATTCAAAACTGCTTAGGCTACAGATCTGAG GGTCAAGGCTTCATGGTTGGGGTGCAGATAAATCCTATTTCTGGTTTACCGTCTGGATTACCG GATTTGCTGCAATTTGTTTTAGAACATATTGAAATCAAGAATGTTGAACCACTTCTTGAG GGCTTGCTTGAAGCTCGGCAAGAGCTATGTCCTTTGCTTCTTAAACCTCGAGACCGTCTGAGGGATCTCTTATTTTTGGATATTGCCCTTGATTCTGCTGTTAGGACTGCTGTTGAGAGGGGATATGAGGAACTAAATACTGCAGGACCGGAG AAAATTATGTACTTCATCACTCTCATTCTGGAAAATCTTGCACTGTCATCAGATGATAATGAGGATCTCATCTACAGCTTGAAg GGATGGGATCTTGCATTGAACCTCACAAGAAGTAAAAACGATCATTGGGCATTATATGCGAAGTCTGTGCTTGATAGAACCCGCCTTGCACTTGCAAACAAGGCAGAGGCATACCACCACATCCTGCAGCCATCTGCAGAGTACTTGGGGTCACTGCTTGGAGTAGAGCAATGGGCT GTTGACATATTTACCGAAGAAATCATCCGTTCTGGATCAGCTTCCTCTTTATCCTCACTTCTAAATAGACTGGATCCTGTTTTGCGGACAACTGCTAACCTTGGGAG CTGGCAGATTATTAGCCCAGTTGAAGCTGTTGGTTATGTAGTCGTCGTGGATGAGTTGCTTGCTGTTCAGAACAAATCATATGAGAAGCCAACAATTCTAGTTGCTAACCGAGTAAAAGGTGAGGAAGAAATTCCAGATGGTACTGTTGCAGTGTTGACGCCTGATATGCCAGATGTTCTATCTCATGTTTCTGTTCGAGCAAGAAATGGAAAG GTTTGCTTCGCAACATGCTTTGATTCAAGTATTCTATCAGACCTTCAAGGTAAAGAAGGGAAGTTGGTGCGTCTAAAGCCTAAATCTGCTGATATTGTATATAG CGAGGTGAAGGAGGATGAGGTACCAGATGCAAGTTCCATCCATGAGAATGATGGTGTTCCATCAACGGTAACTCTTGTCAGAAAGCACTTTAGTGGTAAATATGCCATTGTATCTGAAGAGTTCACGAGTGATCTG GTTGGAGCAAAATCACGTAATATTTCTTATCTGAAAGGAAAAGTACCATCTTGGGTTGGAATCCCTACTTCAGTTGCCCTTCCCTTTGGAGTTTTTGAGGAAGTTTTGTCTGATGAATCAAATAAg GCAGTGGCGGAAAAGGTTCATGATTTGAAGATTAAGTTAGGAGCAGGGGAGTTCAGTGCTCTGAAGGAGATTCGCAAGACAGTTCTACAGCTGGCAGCACCCCCTCAATTG GTCCTAGAGTTAAAATCTAAGATGACAAGTTCGGGAATGCCCTGGCCAGGTGATGAAGGTGAAGAGCGATGGGAGCAAGCATGGATGGCCATAAAGAAG GTGTGGGCTTCAAAGTGGAATGAGAGAGCTTACTTCAGCACGAGAAAGGTGAAATTAGATCACGACTACCTCTGCATGGCCGTCCTTGTTCAGGAAATCATTAATGCTGACTATGCATTTGTTATCCATACAACCAATCCATCTTCTGGAGACTCGTCTGAGATTTATACAGAg GTTGTGAAAGGACTTGGAGAAACTCTAGTAGGAGCGTATCCAGGACGTGCTTTGAGCTTTATATGCAAGAAAAATGATTTagatactcccaag GTGTTGGGTTACCCAAGCAAGCCCATCGGTCTGTTCATCAGACGATCCATTATTTTCCGATCCGATTCCAATGGTGAGGACCTGGAAGGATATGCCGGAGCCGGGCTCTACGACAG TGTaccgatggatgaagaagagAAGGTTGTTCTAGATTACACAACGGATCCACTCATTGTGGACGACAACTTTAGAAAGTCGATTCTCTCTAGCATTGCTCGTGCAGGAAATGCAATTGAGGAACTTTATGGATCTCCTCAAGATATTGAAGGTGTGATTAGAGATGGGAAAGTATATGTCGTCCAAACAAGACCCCAAATGTaa
- the LOC120081354 gene encoding heme-binding protein 2-like, translating to MKGKLLINFALIICFFCCSSGRVIESPHYKVIHVESDFEIRQYKQISWMSALVQGTASFEKSTQQGFHRLYQYIHGANSNSSHLLITSPVTTTVIASAHEPEHLIRYYLPIVNAEKPPLPNSELNVQFEKWRSNCLAVRRFPGFAKDDNINKEIDALKYSLSKYLPESAAISEYTIAQYNSSRRLSGRLNEVWLDVSGFTAEGCQPL from the exons atgAAGGGTAAATTGTTGATCAATTTTGCACTAATAATTTGCTTCTTCTGTTGTAGCTCAGGCAGAGTGATTGAGTCTCCACACTATAAAGTGATTCATGTAGAATCAGATTTTGAGATCAGACAATACAAACAAATTTCATGGATGTCTGCTCTGGTCCAAGGAACAGCCTCCTTTGAAAAATCCACCCAACAAGGCTTTCACAG ATTGTATCAGTACATTCATGGTGCTAACAGCAATTCTTCTCACTTGCTAATTACTTCTCCTGTTACAACCACCGTTATCGCATCGGCGCATGAACCCGAGCATTTGATTAGGTATTATCTGCCCATTGTGAATGCCGAGAAGCCGCCGCTGCCCAATTCTGAACTGAATGTTCAGTTTGAGAAGTGGAGAAGCAATTGCTTGGCAGTCAGGAGGTTTCCTGGATTTGCTAAAGATGATAACATCAACAAAGAAATTGATGCTCTAAAGTACAGCTTGAGCAAGTACCTACCTGAGAGTGCAGCTATTTCAGAATACACCATTGCTCAGTATAATTCTTCACGTCGCTTGTCGGGGCGTTTGAACGAAGTCTGGCTTGATGTTTCGGGTTTTACTGCTGAGGGATGTCAACCCCTGTAA